A stretch of the Paramormyrops kingsleyae isolate MSU_618 chromosome 16, PKINGS_0.4, whole genome shotgun sequence genome encodes the following:
- the LOC111858348 gene encoding uncharacterized protein yields the protein MAIRLGATVPGSRGAGDMNHVWIITLILTTSHSRSLTGCQGSPNLLEKISIVDATINETVIVSCGDQGKDSSSVFELFKFEAKIASSDFGGNQTKAANRTIDFEVASGNPQFRLYGPMVNRTGLYTCVPSNKSLELGKHTIVHEKETLCLLPQKRSCLPASEPWPWPAGFVLLIICCLVITGIAIRIGHKLNSKDSSQNDYINMKPRVVTSHKKAQQSRKACQP from the exons ATGGCCATCAGGCTGGGGGCGACAGTACCTGGGAGCCGAGGTGCAGGCGACATGAACCACGTGTGGATTATAACTCTTATACTCACTACCAGCCATTCCCGGTCCCTGACCGGCTGCCAAG GCAGCCCTAACCTCTTAGAAAAAATATCCATCGTCGACGCCACCATAAACGAGACCGTGATTGTCTCCTGCGGGGACCAAGGGAAGGACTCCTCTTCTGTCTTTGAATTGTTCAAGTTCGAGGCCAAGATTGCTTCCAGCGACTTCGGCGGTAACCAGACCAAGGCGGCGAACCGGACCATTGACTTTGAGGTGGCCTCCGGGAATCCTCAGTTCAGGCTGTACGGACCGATGGTCAACAGAACTGGGCTGTACACCTGCGTGCCAAGTAACAAGTCTCTGGAGCTGGGGAAGCACACCATAGTCCATGAAAAAG AAACATTGTGCTTACTGCCCCAGAAGCGTAGCTGTTTACCTGCCAGTGAGCCCTGGCCCTGGCCAGCTGGATTTGTGTTGCTGATCATCTGCTGTCTGGTCATCACTGGCATCGCCATCAGGATTGGG CACAAACTCAACAGCAAGGACAGCAGCCAGAACGACTACATCAATATGAAACCCAGAGTAGTGACGAGTCACAAGAAGGCACAGCAGTCACGGAAAGCATGTCAGCCCTAG